Part of the Odocoileus virginianus isolate 20LAN1187 ecotype Illinois chromosome 9, Ovbor_1.2, whole genome shotgun sequence genome, aagacttcaagtttatatataatacatatttttaaaactatttttattaaaacatataacacctaatttatataaaatatataagattgTATAAtgtatttctattaaaatatattataaatatattaaaatacatttaaactatttttattgtGTAAGATTTCAAATTTATACAAaagtagagaaggcaatggcaacccactccaatattcttgcctggagagtcccatggatggagaagcctgatgggctacagtccatggggttgcaaagagtcaactgagcgacatcattttcactttcacgcattggagaaggaaatggcaacccactccagtgttcttgcctggagaatcccagggacgggggagcctggtgggttgctgtctatggggttgcgcagagtcggacacgactgacgtgacttagcagcagcagcagcagagaataacaaaatagtaaaataaacatttaaataaaactagtattaaaatttattctttactCAGCTTCAAGAATAACTAACTCATGACCAATTTGTTTCATACTCCacaccaaatttttttttccttgtcttgttGACCTGAATTTCATAGATATATATACCTTACGTACCACTTTCTTATTTTACCTACTTCCTATGTGGCAATTCTCTAGTCCAAGTATTTTATTAACCATAGAGTTTCTAGGGCCAACACTGggaacttctcttttttttttcccaagaagtcTTTGCATACCACTTTGTAGAAACAGTTGAAGAGGCGAGGGATGGCAAAGTTacaagtacttaaaaaaaaaaaaaaaattagcaccaAAGGTTAGGACACGTGGCCTGGGGACTGACTCATCTCTGTCCTTTGCTTTAGGTTATGTTCCCCTGGCCATgccatttcttttgtttaaaccccaatctcctaatttacaAAGTGTGGATACTTAATCTACCTCATTGAATTCTTGTGAGGATACCATTAAAGAGcatattttaaagccattttaatattgCATAGTTCCTATGCACATATAAAGCCTTgtacgtccctggtggtccagtggttaataatccacctgccagtgcaggcgatgcagcttggatccctggtcccagaagatcccacatgccgcagagcagataagcctgtgcaccaaaacTGCTGAAGCCCCTGTGCCTAGAGCCtaagctccacaacaagaaaagcccctgcaatgagaaggctgagcacagaaatGAAAAGCAGCCCCAGCTCGCCGCAACTGGAAAAAGCCCGTGTGCAACAAGGAAAACccgcgcagccaaaaataaataaaatgaatctgTTAGGTAGGTTAAAAAACAAAGGCACCCCAGTGTAGTTCGCTTTGTATGCCTTTTATTCTGGTGAATTGCATCTCCCATCATGCATTTAAGAGGCTTGTATCTTCTTTCTGCTGCTGGCGGTTCACTCTCCCGGCTTAATGATCTTCTGGGGGAGCGGTCAGGAATGAGGTGTAATCGTCTGTCTCTGACTGTCTGGTGTCGCTTTCGCAAACAAGCTTCTGGGGAATGAAAGACTTAAGGACAAACACGGGGTGGCAACATGTGCTATCAACATTCCAGACGTCGGGGCTGGGGAGACGCGGCGACCCCGGAGAGGCGTTTCCGTTGCCCTTCTGCCCTGCATTTGGAAGGCTGATCTTCAGGGGACTCAGGCTGTCCCCTTCCTCCACTGTGCTCCTGTTGACACAGGCAGCCTCGTGCTCCTCCAGCTTCTTGATGGGGACCACGTGGCAGGCGTTGTATTTGCAGCTGGCCATCTTTTTGGCTATCTTGGGGTTCTTTCTCCGGCATGATGCCAGGTGGTACTGAAATCTGCTGAGTGGGATTCGGTGGTGAGGATTGTAAGGGCAAATTTCTAAGGCTTCTGGCTCCATGGGAACTAGTTCTTGAAGTAGGGTTGCCCACTGCCTGGAGTCACGATGAAATGCCCTTCACGGAAAAGCCCTTTGGTAAGAAGGATGGAGCGGTCCTCCGTTCCAGCGCTGCCCCTTGGAACTCTGGAGCCGCAGGTCTGAATAACTCGGGCTGCCTATTCTTGGGACCATGAGTGGTGGGTCAGAAGAGGGACAAGGGGCTGAGAGGAGCAGCTGCACAGACAACAGGCGGTCATCAAGTGGCATGTGAGATGGAAGGACCACTCAGAGCAGATGCCAGAGCCCAAACCGCAAGTGGCCGCTCAGGGAGCTGAAGAACGAACGTGCCAGCCGGCCTTTGCCTTTAACTCTCACTTATGTGCTGCTGCCGGGCAGTCATGGACAGTCACAATGGGCATTGTGAGTCATCAGCCGCATTCTTGCTGTCCTTTACTTTCAAGGCATGAGGTGGGCTTGGGGAAAGCTGCCATTTACAACTGTTGGTGACATGTCATCATTTAGctgtctttctattttgtttttttgttccaGTTGAAGTCTATGTTAGTTTCTGGcatacagccaagtgattcagctatacacacacatatattctttttcaaattcttttccattatggtttattacaaggtGATGAATATAGTTTCCCGTGCTGTaaagtagaaccttgttgtttatctattttacatataatagtttgtatctgctaatcccaaactcctagttgaTCATTTACCTGTCTTTAAACCTACAGGTTTAATATCATTTGTGATACATTTGGGTTTAAATCTATGATCTTCTTTGGTGCTTGGTTCATTTTCTTCTATCTTCCtttaaatagacttttaaaagctCCATTTCTTTCACTAGTTTGTAAGTTATACACTGTAGAACTAATCATTTCGTGGTTACTCTACAAgtgaaaacaaagataatttatCAAAGCTTAAAGTTAATAAGTATTAGCTTCTTTCTGGATAATACAGagctttttcttcatttactttccTCATGatttattatgttattattccctgtattttttttttttttttttttttttagccataccacatggcatgtgggatcttccttccctgaccagggaccaaacctgtgccccctgcagtggaagcacagagtctttaacctctgaaccaccagagaagtccctgttcCTTGTATTTTaagcctaatttttaaaaaagctttgcAAGACAGCATTGCTATTATCAAAGTTCGATTACACTTATGttcacatttatttctctctccttttgcaCTTCGACTCACTATGTGGGATCACTTTGTTTCTGCTGAAAGTTTTCAAGTTTTAGAATTTCCTCTTGACACATACTTCTGATTTCATTTGTCTGAAGCCATCTTTATTTCACCCTCACtcttttttgtttatctatttttaaattttatttatttattttgactgcactgggtcttcactgctgcacgggcTCTCCTCTCGCTGCCGAGAGCCGGGACTGCGCTCCAGTCGCACCATGTGGGCATCTCTCTGCAGCGGCTTCTTTcgttggggtgcacaggctctagggtgcccaggcttcagcagttgcagttcccgggctccggagcacaggcccagtggttgtggtgcatggcttagttgctccccagcaagtgggatcttcccggaccagggatcgagcctgtgtctcctgcattggcaggcagattcttgaccactgagctatcatggaagctCTCACCCTCATCCTTGGAAggtgtttttgctgacagtagtcgtgctattttctttctttgtattgaaTCAGAGCCCAATTTCTTCTAACTTCCGTGTTTGAGAATTCAGAATCTCACAGTTACCTCACTTCTTTTGAAGCCCATCTGTGTCTTTTCATAGGTCTGTTTCAAAGaacttttatctttgattttcctACAGTTTCACTAGGTTGTTGACCTGTGGATTTCGTTATACTTATTCTCTCCTTATGTTTATTGGCTGCACTTCTGGGTTAGTGTCTTTCATTCAGTTTGGAAAATGCTCAGTCACTGTCTCTTCAAATATCTCTTCTACTTTATGCTTTTACTTCCACTGAAATGACAACGTTTTCATTCTACTGACATTTCATGTCTAAAGTGAGTTTCATGGTCACACCTAACTTCAGGGATCAAGGAAGTCCAGGCTTGTCACATGCATAGAAGGGGGAGAATAGAAACTTTGACAAGAGTCCTGACAATGTccccattctgtcttttttgtctccagtaatttttcccccttttctctacACATGCAGAGTATGCTGCCTCCTCCCCAAGGGAGAAAACCCCCCAGACTGGGAGAAGATGCTCAGTCAGTGCCCACTGGGACCTTCCCAGGTTCCACGCAGGACCTTCCATCTGCATGGGTGGGAATTCTAGCGCCTCCAGCTAAGCTATCCCCTATGAGGAAAGAGAGGCTTGCAGAGTTATGCTCACTGTACCCCTGCCACCCACTGGAACATCCTCTACACAAGGACAGCTCCTGGTATATTTTGCTGAGAAAGGGTCCTTGGAAAACTATAACTTCCATACCATTTATGCAACAGAGAGTCCGTTTTCTCTAAGCCTGAAACCCAGTGTCGAAGGGCCCACGGGGAGTTAGCAGGTGGTTCAGCATATGCTCTGATGTGTCCCCAAAGCCCAGCATGGTGTGTACTGATGATGCTGACaatgttttttggttttattttgttcccaTTCCCATAGCCTCTTTCATGCCCAAACCAGAGGTAGCGGAGACTTGAGTGATTTAAGCATCTATAAGTCTGTGAATGAAATTAAtaatgaaagcatttcttctgtCGCTGAAATTCACATAATAGGGAACAGGGCATTAGCTGTTGTAGGTTTCTTTGTGGCCAAGAACGCATTAGTGGGGCGGGCTAATGTTTAGTCCATTATTGAGAGAGGGAAGACTAAGCTCATTAATGCTTCTAATGGACCTCTTGAATGGTCCTCCAGCTTTCAGCCTTCTCCCAGCATCTACTTCATCTCCGGGAGCTGACAGGTCACTCACCATAGCAACCAAATGGGAGAGAAGGATGCAGATACACCTGTCTGGGCTGCACTTCTCAGGCCTGTACATGTCAGAGACCAGTAATGAAAGCGAGGTCAGATCTGCCTTCTGCTCACT contains:
- the GTSF1L gene encoding gametocyte-specific factor 1-like, translated to MEPEALEICPYNPHHRIPLSRFQYHLASCRRKNPKIAKKMASCKYNACHVVPIKKLEEHEAACVNRSTVEEGDSLSPLKISLPNAGQKGNGNASPGSPRLPSPDVWNVDSTCCHPVFVLKSFIPQKLVCESDTRQSETDDYTSFLTAPPEDH